In a genomic window of Anoxybacter fermentans:
- a CDS encoding HD domain-containing phosphohydrolase, whose protein sequence is MYLKRRYNKVFTIFVIFQLIIIIFLLYFPMNLQFKEFSNFYLNMQGEIFERILEKKKNDLLQKVIETAIWDDLYRQIQLKDKEWFETNLISDIQQNYDIDSIILLNENKEVVFLNVKRLPYLPEFRIDDLVTQALNNIKYNVGLIKYGDKIFLIGLSPVVKSTSRFDPNGVLIFVQIFDHYFITQKITAFMDQELIPKLIVNTTPSVSDLEKSIPLNSIDGQLIGHVILKYNNQFLKQIKELFLRNISINIILLFTLFIFLSNLMSKKFARRIEILHSEVETAIKCNFNYKISMDGNDEISDLADYFNTMSQTMQKHIKQILKTNEKLHKIFIDIIRGLITAIEVKDPYTKGHSYRVMLYSELIAKKMNYPDIQIIRMAALLHDIGKIGVPENILNKPDKLTPEEFEIIKAHPNYGYKILSNIEEFNRVKDIIRFHHERIDGKGYPVGIKDTAIPLESRIIAVADTFDAITSDRAYRKGMTVEKALEELQNVKGQQLDEKIVDIFVEVARENNYFKELLNNETTSIEEIDIQYTSLNSV, encoded by the coding sequence ATGTATTTAAAAAGGCGATACAATAAAGTTTTCACAATTTTCGTTATTTTTCAACTTATTATTATCATATTTTTACTATATTTCCCTATGAATTTACAATTTAAAGAGTTTAGTAATTTTTATCTGAATATGCAGGGAGAAATTTTTGAAAGAATTCTTGAGAAAAAGAAAAACGACCTTTTGCAAAAAGTCATCGAAACTGCGATCTGGGATGATCTTTACAGACAGATTCAGTTAAAGGATAAAGAATGGTTTGAAACTAATCTAATATCTGATATTCAACAAAACTATGATATTGATTCTATAATCTTACTGAACGAAAACAAAGAAGTCGTTTTCTTAAATGTAAAACGGCTTCCATATCTCCCTGAATTTCGGATAGATGATTTAGTTACCCAAGCCCTGAATAATATCAAATATAATGTTGGATTGATTAAATATGGAGATAAAATTTTCTTAATCGGACTTAGTCCTGTTGTTAAATCAACTTCCCGCTTTGACCCTAACGGTGTGTTAATCTTTGTACAAATTTTCGACCACTATTTTATAACTCAGAAAATTACTGCTTTTATGGATCAGGAGCTGATCCCCAAACTTATTGTAAATACTACCCCATCTGTTTCTGATCTTGAAAAAAGCATTCCGTTAAATTCAATTGACGGTCAACTGATTGGACATGTCATTTTAAAGTATAATAATCAGTTTCTTAAACAAATTAAGGAGTTATTTTTGCGAAATATATCGATCAACATAATCCTCCTTTTCACCCTTTTTATCTTCCTGAGTAATTTAATGTCAAAAAAATTTGCCCGACGAATTGAAATTTTACATTCAGAAGTTGAAACCGCGATAAAATGCAATTTTAATTATAAAATTTCTATGGATGGCAATGATGAAATTTCAGATCTAGCCGACTACTTCAACACCATGTCACAAACAATGCAAAAACATATTAAACAGATTTTAAAAACCAATGAAAAATTACATAAAATTTTTATAGATATTATTCGCGGCCTGATAACCGCTATTGAAGTCAAAGATCCTTATACCAAAGGACATTCATATCGGGTTATGCTTTATTCGGAATTGATCGCTAAAAAGATGAATTATCCGGATATTCAAATTATCCGGATGGCAGCTCTTCTTCATGATATCGGTAAAATTGGCGTTCCAGAAAATATTCTAAACAAACCGGATAAACTCACTCCTGAAGAATTTGAAATCATCAAAGCACACCCGAATTACGGTTATAAAATCCTCAGTAATATTGAAGAGTTTAATCGTGTCAAAGATATAATTCGGTTTCATCATGAACGAATAGATGGGAAAGGATATCCTGTTGGTATAAAAGATACCGCCATTCCCCTTGAATCACGGATTATTGCCGTTGCAGATACTTTTGATGCAATTACCAGTGACCGCGCCTATCGAAAAGGTATGACCGTTGAGAAAGCTCTTGAGGAACTACAAAATGTTAAAGGACAACAGTTAGATGAAAAGATTGTTGATATTTTTGTAGAGGTTGCCAGAGAAAATAATTATTTTAAAGAGCTGCTCAACAATGAAACAACGTCTATAGAAGAAATAGATATTCAATATACATCACTCAATTCAGTCTAA
- a CDS encoding YibE/F family protein, which produces MKKVYKFIFMLTLIILILNSYIPIALADTTIMEHGKVISILRNIPKPTEKYSFPGQIVEIEITSGKYKGQIVEAYNIFSGNPYYDIHVSPGQRVILTLEEENGKLKSANLSDIARDIPLLILVILFLLTLIILGRIKGFKSLISLAFTIIVIFTVMLPLILKGFNPMLVTIILSAIITTVTLLLISGWNRKTLAAILGILGGTTCAGLLAYIFGKAAMLTGLGTHEAQMLGFIRDYELNFQGILFSSMLFGALGAVMDVGMSIASAIEEVYNANPLTTPRELFKSGMNVGKDIMGTMANTLILAYTGSSLPLLLILVGYKPSFLKVINLDLIASEIIRALTGSLGLFIAIPLTAAFSTWLIYQQILKKYYG; this is translated from the coding sequence ATGAAAAAAGTATATAAATTTATCTTTATGTTAACACTCATTATTTTAATATTAAACTCATACATTCCAATAGCTTTAGCTGATACTACCATTATGGAACATGGAAAAGTCATCTCCATCCTCCGCAATATCCCAAAACCCACAGAGAAATATTCATTTCCAGGCCAGATCGTAGAAATTGAGATCACCAGTGGTAAATATAAAGGGCAGATTGTCGAAGCATATAATATCTTCTCGGGTAACCCCTATTATGATATCCATGTGTCCCCAGGCCAGCGGGTTATTCTCACCCTTGAAGAAGAAAATGGTAAACTAAAATCTGCCAATTTGAGTGATATTGCTAGAGATATTCCATTACTGATTCTTGTTATCCTCTTTTTACTTACCCTAATTATTTTGGGCAGAATAAAAGGTTTCAAATCCTTAATAAGTCTGGCTTTCACAATTATAGTCATATTTACAGTCATGCTACCCTTAATCTTAAAGGGTTTTAACCCAATGTTGGTTACCATTATTCTTTCTGCCATTATTACCACTGTTACTCTACTCCTCATAAGCGGCTGGAATCGTAAAACGCTGGCTGCCATCCTTGGAATTTTAGGAGGTACTACCTGTGCAGGATTATTGGCATATATATTTGGCAAAGCTGCCATGCTAACAGGACTTGGCACCCACGAAGCTCAGATGTTAGGTTTTATCCGGGACTATGAATTAAATTTCCAGGGGATTCTCTTCTCTTCCATGCTTTTCGGCGCTCTGGGAGCAGTAATGGATGTGGGAATGTCCATCGCTTCTGCCATTGAGGAAGTTTATAATGCCAATCCCCTTACTACACCTAGAGAACTTTTTAAATCAGGGATGAATGTAGGTAAAGACATTATGGGAACCATGGCCAACACTTTGATTCTAGCATATACCGGAAGTTCCCTTCCTCTTTTACTCATTTTGGTAGGATACAAGCCATCTTTTTTGAAGGTAATCAATCTCGATTTAATTGCCAGCGAGATCATCCGTGCTTTAACAGGGAGTTTAGGTCTTTTTATCGCCATCCCACTAACTGCTGCCTTCAGTACCTGGTTAATTTATCAACAAATATTAAAAAAATACTATGGTTAA
- the crcB gene encoding fluoride efflux transporter CrcB, with protein sequence MVKIISIGIGGFLGAITRYLLAGEVEKYFKSTFPFGTLVVNLIGCFLLGFIFSLTLNREMINPTIRTAITTGFLGALTTFSTFTYETLALLEGENLFLALSNVVISVVLGLLMGWFGIITARII encoded by the coding sequence ATGGTTAAAATTATAAGTATCGGTATTGGAGGTTTTTTAGGGGCAATAACCCGTTATCTATTGGCTGGAGAGGTAGAGAAGTATTTTAAAAGCACCTTTCCTTTTGGTACACTTGTGGTAAATCTTATAGGTTGTTTCCTTTTAGGTTTTATCTTTTCTTTAACTTTAAACAGAGAAATGATTAATCCCACTATTCGTACGGCTATTACGACCGGATTTTTAGGGGCTTTGACTACATTTTCTACTTTTACTTATGAAACCCTGGCTTTATTGGAAGGTGAAAATCTTTTCCTTGCTTTAAGTAATGTGGTAATTAGTGTAGTATTGGGGTTATTGATGGGTTGGTTTGGGATTATTACTGCTAGAATAATTTAG
- a CDS encoding methyl-accepting chemotaxis protein — MSHETLDALVKVAPIIHKIFSNDVGIGITDREKFLAYIPGKELNFGLKPGDPIQDHTMLTALETGQRYEDVVPAKVFGIPFRGTVVPIIEGGQVIGCLGIARDMKTETKIQDITHQLVDTMNQIAASSEEISASAEDTANRTNQMAKEAEKIGKYIDNTNEILNIVQYVADKTRLLGLNAAIEAARAGEFGRGFSVVADEVRKLADKSQESVQEAYQILKQLQESIKLLVNFIREIHSATENQAAASQEVAASTEEITAVIDELASLAKQL; from the coding sequence TTGAGTCATGAAACCTTAGATGCACTGGTGAAAGTAGCACCTATAATACATAAAATTTTTTCCAATGATGTGGGAATAGGTATAACTGATCGGGAAAAATTCCTTGCTTATATTCCTGGTAAGGAACTTAATTTTGGTTTAAAACCCGGTGACCCAATACAGGATCACACCATGCTTACAGCTCTTGAAACAGGTCAACGCTATGAAGATGTTGTACCTGCTAAAGTTTTTGGAATACCATTTAGAGGTACTGTCGTACCTATTATTGAAGGCGGCCAGGTTATAGGTTGTCTGGGTATAGCCAGAGATATGAAAACCGAAACTAAAATTCAGGATATTACCCATCAATTAGTAGATACAATGAACCAGATTGCAGCCAGTAGTGAGGAAATTTCAGCTTCAGCAGAAGATACAGCAAACCGAACTAATCAAATGGCTAAAGAAGCTGAAAAAATTGGTAAATATATTGATAATACTAATGAAATTCTAAATATTGTACAATATGTTGCCGATAAAACCAGACTTTTGGGACTCAATGCCGCTATTGAAGCTGCCAGAGCTGGTGAATTCGGCCGAGGTTTTTCGGTAGTTGCAGATGAAGTACGTAAATTGGCAGATAAAAGCCAGGAATCGGTTCAAGAAGCTTATCAAATCTTAAAGCAACTACAGGAATCAATCAAGCTACTTGTCAATTTTATAAGAGAGATTCATTCAGCAACAGAAAACCAGGCTGCTGCATCTCAGGAAGTAGCCGCCTCTACTGAAGAAATTACAGCTGTTATTGATGAGCTTGCTTCTCTTGCAAAGCAATTATAA
- a CDS encoding ABC transporter ATP-binding protein, whose protein sequence is MALLELKGVKKIYQQGKVEVHALRGVDLIVEEGEFTSIAGPSGSGKTTLLNLIGCLDKPSEGEIYLDGEEIGKLSKTELAMLRRRKLGFIFQNYNLIPVLTVYENVEFALRLLKEYKPKEIRERVMEILEGVGLGGLEHRKPNELSGGQKQRVAIARALVKEPKIVLADEPTASLDSETSKDVLEIMVKMNKKLGTTFIFSTHDPLVMEYAGRLLKMKDGQIIQDERREK, encoded by the coding sequence ATGGCATTATTGGAACTTAAAGGAGTTAAAAAAATTTATCAGCAGGGTAAAGTTGAGGTACATGCTTTGAGAGGTGTAGATTTGATTGTTGAAGAAGGGGAGTTTACCTCTATTGCTGGGCCATCGGGTTCTGGAAAAACTACCCTTTTAAATTTAATCGGCTGTCTGGATAAACCCAGTGAGGGAGAGATTTATCTGGATGGTGAGGAGATTGGTAAACTTTCCAAAACTGAACTGGCTATGCTGCGTCGTCGTAAGTTGGGGTTTATCTTCCAGAACTATAACCTGATTCCTGTCTTGACTGTATATGAAAATGTTGAGTTTGCCCTGAGGCTTTTGAAAGAATATAAGCCAAAGGAGATCAGAGAAAGGGTGATGGAGATTTTAGAAGGAGTAGGCCTTGGGGGGCTAGAGCATCGGAAACCGAATGAACTTTCGGGAGGTCAAAAACAGAGAGTTGCCATTGCCAGGGCTCTGGTTAAGGAACCAAAAATAGTACTGGCTGATGAACCGACAGCGAGCCTGGATTCTGAAACTAGCAAAGATGTATTGGAGATTATGGTTAAAATGAATAAAAAACTGGGTACCACCTTTATTTTCTCCACCCATGACCCTCTGGTGATGGAATATGCAGGTCGATTGCTCAAGATGAAAGATGGGCAGATTATTCAGGACGAGAGGAGGGAGAAGTAA
- a CDS encoding ABC transporter permease, with product MFLIKLALRNITRHKRRTLLTAVVIAFGIFIYILSDSLLLGMEERGFNNIIDMETGHLQVSDQNYWKERDQMPLDNLVEFNTKLAAVLKKTPHFKALAPRLKFKANLNNGFDELPIMVIGIEPEKERQVFTTEEYLVEGSMLTKGKYEAVIGKSLAELMELQVGDYLTLVFKNKDGVFNTIDAVITGLLHTSHPTINNNVVYVPLDIAQQALNLENEVSEIVIRLKDRIYTEDAVSELSSRLAGLNPGLKAYSWQQSAKSLIAMVKAENVENQVVISIFLIIAAVGIINTVILAALERLKEIGMMKAMGMREREIIFVFMMEAVAIGIIGGIIGCILGAIGVLILNIYGLDLAWFGGEEITYGLPILGRFYGVWNPSIFVFMFSFGVIVALIASILPARWAARKDPVKAIYHR from the coding sequence GTGTTTTTGATTAAATTGGCATTACGAAATATTACAAGGCACAAACGTCGGACACTTCTTACTGCTGTTGTCATTGCCTTTGGAATTTTTATTTACATTTTAAGTGATTCCCTGTTGCTAGGTATGGAAGAGAGAGGGTTTAATAATATTATCGATATGGAGACAGGACACCTTCAAGTGTCCGACCAGAACTATTGGAAAGAACGGGATCAAATGCCTTTAGATAATTTGGTGGAATTTAATACAAAATTAGCCGCAGTACTTAAAAAGACACCACATTTTAAAGCATTAGCACCCAGACTTAAATTTAAGGCAAATTTAAATAATGGGTTTGATGAGTTGCCCATTATGGTAATTGGGATTGAGCCCGAAAAAGAAAGGCAGGTTTTTACTACTGAAGAATATCTGGTTGAAGGTTCGATGTTGACTAAGGGTAAATACGAGGCTGTTATTGGTAAAAGTCTGGCGGAGTTAATGGAATTGCAGGTTGGAGATTATCTTACCCTTGTCTTTAAAAATAAAGATGGAGTCTTTAATACCATAGATGCAGTAATTACAGGATTATTGCACACCAGCCACCCCACGATTAACAATAATGTGGTTTATGTTCCTTTAGATATAGCTCAACAGGCTTTGAATCTGGAAAATGAAGTGAGTGAGATTGTGATAAGATTAAAAGATAGAATTTATACTGAAGATGCTGTATCTGAACTTTCATCCCGACTTGCCGGGCTAAACCCTGGGTTAAAAGCATATTCCTGGCAGCAATCTGCTAAATCTTTGATTGCCATGGTTAAAGCAGAAAATGTGGAAAATCAAGTAGTAATATCTATTTTTCTTATTATAGCTGCTGTTGGAATCATCAATACCGTTATTTTAGCTGCTCTGGAACGTTTAAAAGAAATCGGGATGATGAAGGCGATGGGAATGAGAGAAAGGGAGATTATCTTTGTTTTTATGATGGAAGCAGTAGCTATTGGTATTATTGGTGGAATAATCGGATGTATTTTGGGAGCTATTGGTGTTTTAATCCTCAATATTTATGGACTGGATCTGGCCTGGTTTGGAGGAGAAGAGATTACCTATGGATTGCCCATTCTAGGCCGTTTTTATGGAGTCTGGAATCCATCTATATTTGTCTTTATGTTTAGTTTTGGAGTGATTGTGGCCCTTATTGCGAGTATTTTACCTGCCAGATGGGCTGCAAGAAAAGACCCAGTTAAGGCCATTTACCACCGATAG